The DNA region TAACTGCTTCATTAAGTTaaaattctcaactagttttacGGGTGAATGTTAAAATCCTAAAACAATTTCATGTAACTTTCCTTTTACAGTGGAGCAATTGCGTCAGGGCTGGGTTGTACTCCATGTCTTTGCTGCCATCTACTTCTTCATCCTGTTGGCCATAATTTGCAATGATTATTTTCTACCCACCGTGGAATGCATTTGCGAGGATCTGCATTTGTCCAAGGATGTGGCAGCGGCTACATTTATGGCCACAGCCACATCGATGCCCGAATTCTTTACGAATACGATCAGTACATTGATTTTGGATTCTGATATGGGTCTTGGTACAATTATCGGTTCTTTGATGTTCAATACATTGGGCGTGGCCGGACTGGCAGCTCTGGCAATCGATAAGGTATGTGCATTTACTAACAATCTCTCTTTATGATGATCAAGTAGAATGCTTTAAATGCGTGTGATCTTTGACAGCCAGTGCAATTGGATTGGTGGCCCATAGCTCGAGATTGCTTCATTTACATCTTCAATACGATTATTCTGCTCGTTCTGGCATGGGGTGGGAGTATTAGTTTTGTGGAATCTTGCATTATGATGGGTTTTCTGGTGCTCTACTATCTGATTACATttaacaacaataaatttatGCCAGCCATACGTGTATTCATTGAGGATCGCATGAACTGTTGCTTCTCCACAAGATACGGTATGTAAATGATTTCCAGTTCCAGATATCTGTTCTCTGACCTAGTTCGTCTCTTGTACAGATCTCACAGAGCCGCCAGAGAACAGTGCCAAGGCTCAGTTGCCATTGAAAAAGGATCCGCTATCCGGTGATGGACTATTTGTTGTCAATTTGCCCGAGAATACTTCATCCATGTCATCGACAGCCAATCTAACACACTCAAAGAATTGTAAGTTGTAAATTTGGATGATTTGCGATTTGGATGATcatgatttttatttacaaatatttgcgggtttttttttgtatttttgtttttgcacagGGAACGGTGAGGATGAGGAAGAAGATGAGGGTCCACAAAGTATTTACGCCTATCCGCATGATGCTTCAAGTTTCATGAAATTCTGGTGGATCTTTACATTTCCCATCAAATTCGTATTATCCTGGCTTATACCCCATCCCATGAAACATCGCCGTTTGTATCCATTGTCGTTTATTATGTGCATCCTATGCATTGGTGGTAATGCCTATCTAATTGTCTGGATGTTAACGGCCTTTGGTGTCGCTATCCATGTGCCCACCATAGTGATGGGCTTAACTTTTTTGGCTGCCGGCTCAACCATGCCAGAAGCCGTCTCCAGTCTGATCTCTCTGAGAAATGGTAAGTTAACTCAAATTGCGAACTATTTTGATTAGCTAGCTAATCGTAATTCCGTCTTCTTCTCCTTCATCTTTTATTGTGGTTTTTAGGTGAAAGCGGCATTGGTGTCTCCAATTCATTGGGGGCCAACTCATTGGCCATTCTATTGTCTTTGGGTGTGCCATGGTTTATCAAGAATTGCATACACTATAGCAGCGGTGAGCCCCAACAGGTTGGCACCCAGGGCATTGAGTATAATATCCTTATATTGATACTCTCCACAATTGCCCTGTTCATAATACTCAGTTTCAGTGGCTATCGTCTAACGAAACGTGTGGGCATTGCCCTATTCACTGTCTATACGGTATTTATAGTGCTACAGATATTGATCGAGATGAATGTGTTCTTCCCATTGGATTGTTCTAGCTAATTCATAATATATCTGGCTGGTTACCAGATATCAACGATATGATTCTAGTATagtctttaattttttgtttgcttgagTTTTGGAAGACTGCATaattggaaaaacaaaaaaaagaaatgtgaAAAGTCCAAAGAGAAGAGAATactatttattttccatcgATCCTCCCTCCCCTCCCGCTCAAGTCTAGCTATAGTTATTTGTGTGAAATTGAACTAGAACCAAAGTTATATAATATGTGTATTAGAGATAATATATTAAGTGCCCTGCGATATTTATACACATAGTccgtatacaaaaaaaaaaatgtatatacatatatgtatatgtatatatggacTTTCCTTAAATTAGATACGATACGAtgttgtacatatgtatatatacttataccgAGGAGCATTATCATCATCTTGTTGATATTCCATAGAAACTATTATTACCTAATATATACctagtatatgtatatgtattgcTAAATATTTACAGTTTGATACCattgttattaatttataaatacattCTAAGACCAATTTATTACCAAAAGcgtttcgtttttcattttaattaatttttctcTTCTTATCTATCAATCGTCGTCAAGAAGTGGCAACTTTTCAAGTGCCTTGATGACAATCAACATTGCGTTATTACCAGATGTTATTTGACCAAaatacataataaataaaactcttagtaatttcatattttttgttttttgtttttttttttgtcattttttcaAATACATCACAAAAATAAGTTTATAAATGAGATCAAACATTTTGCTTTTAACATAGATATAAAGGTttacatataagtatataatatatatatatatatatttatgattaAATCAAAAGCGATTTGAGGAGAAAAAAATTCTAGGCTAACCAAttggtgtgtttgtgtgtgtgtgtgtgtatcttatagatatatgtatctgCATTCTGCATCTTCATTTCATTCTCAACCTCTCAGGCTAATCAAGTTTATTTTGTGGGATTTGTTCTGAATTTCTAATCTAATCATTAGAATTAAATTACATTTGCAAAATCTTAAACtagaaaatagaatttttttttctctagaAAAATCGTCAAATTGGAATTGTTTCCAAATGCCGGTTACCGTGGAATTGGAATtatttctataaaaaaaaactaataataataaacatatattaagattttatatttctataaATTCACGTGTATGTGTTTTGTCAAATTTTTGGCATAAGTAAGAATTTTAGAAATTCAGAACATGCGCTCCAATATCCAATATCGTTTACGATATTCCTTCTGTTGTGGTATAGAAAGAAGGGTGGGCAGGATGATGTTCGGGTTGTAAGCGAATTattacaataaataaatatatatatataattgattttgcttattatataaataaatacttggtttcttttttcttatttgcttttttacatacatacatacatacatacatacaacatgATTTTGGTagtttttatatgtatattcacaCATGTATAAAGGAAGTTTTAAAAACTCGCGACACATAGGTTACAAATACATTTACGCTTCGGCCAAATGATTCTCCTAACCATCATTTATAATATAATCCCTTTGCCTtgttcttttattattttgtttttttttttgttttttgtttttttttgtttgtttctcttttgtttaaacaaatcaGTCTGAGCAATTACAATTCAAATGTGCTGTGGTGACAGCTTTTAGCTGCTTCCGTTTCCGCTCCCTAACAACCTGTCAAAACCAATtggcacacaaatatataatatatgtatatatgcactTGACTACATGTAATATCTGAGATAATTGGgcaaaatagaaaacaaaacggaaacgaaaaacaaaacacaatacaAGGAGAACCttcattctttctttttttttttttttttgttgttgttgtttgtttttgcattaAGTGCAGCAATGATGTCCATTCTTAACATAGTAATTGTGCATGGCAACTGTCCCATTTTTGCTATAGCTACCACTTGCTCCATTATTATATTGCATACTATTAGGGGGCGATGCCATACTAGAGCTGAAggtattatttttattagaaTTAGCTAATCCAGATGACCCTGACGAAGCCGATGTCGACGTTGCCTTATCGTCGGCACTGTTGGCATCTTTGTCTTTGTCATCACAGCCTTTTGAGGGATTCTGTACAACTTTACAGGTAAACTGCCGATGGGGTCCCGGATCCTGATGAGTTCAAAAGACAATTAACCTTTTAATATTAGCATTTAAACACCACACCAACTACATATTAACAATATGTTTTACAAAAAGGATAAACAATTTGTAATATAGTTACAGAATCCTTGTGAGAAATTGATTAATAGCAAAGTTATAAATACAGTAAATTTGCAGAAACTATGGACACCATGGACGTAAATCAAAAGAACTCTGCACTACCGTCTACGCAATATCGTATTGTCCTTACCTTTGGTTGTATGGGAAAGCAGCACCAGAGTATAAAGGCTATAAAGGCCACCATAGTGCCCACAAGCAATATGAAATCCTCGATAGTCTAAATATGAACAAAATCAATGTTAGTTGGAAATACGGAAGCggatatatctatatatatgtatgtacatataaatttacgtacacatatacatatatatctgtacatatatacaggaTATGTGCGTGTATTGTGTATCTTATTCAGTCTCACTTACCGGCTCTTCGCCCAGCAACACATGATTAACCAGATAAAACAAATCATCGAAAGGTGTCATGTTGCGGTAAAACCCAAAATCTGTGTGGACAAAATTgtttaagttttcttttaCATTTCGTTTGGCTCGTCTAGTTGCCGCTTTTTGTATGCATTTCAGTGTGACCAACTTTGCAGGACCTGAAAAAGCTACAACAGCGTTGCCAGCTTTTGAGGGCTTGgagtttaaaaataaaattctataACAATCAAACTTAGTTGAATTTAACTTAAGTATTTTCTATACAAATTGACCATTGAAAAAACGAGATATAAATCCATTAGCTACAGGGTATTTATATGTCTATCATATATTTTGAACTTAAGTATTTCATTTGACCAGAAAAGTATGTAAAAAATACCAGAAAAATCCCAACCCCTTTTCAGTGAGTCATTTTTGTTTACACTTTATATGGTCACACTGGTCAAAACATTGGAGTGGAGTTGCATTTTGGCACATTAAAGAATGTTAATTTAAGTGCATAAAATACGTAAAACAGCAACCACAATTCATCCATAGATAACCGTGCACAGGTAGCCCATTAGAGGTAAGAGATATAACATAAAGCCGATCTTCAGTAAGTGGAACCAATCTCCAATTGGAGAAAAATGGGCCGacgaacacacacaaaaaaaaacgacgtCACTACTTAGCATTTGCTTCGCACTAGaaaattattgattttatttaatgcGCAAGCCATAGAAAAATAACTCTAGGTGTCTGATTGCAATGTAAGCTAATTTATATCTAAAAAAATGACTTAAAAAAGAGACATAAATCTAAATTTGCATACATTTAAGCACACAGACACACGCTGAACACGCATACATTCATATTTTTACACAGGTAGAAACCGAAGTCTGAGGAATTTCTTAACATTTGGTCGGTTAGTTGGTgacatcatcaaatcaaccgACGATTGGAATTAATCATTAACATAAACATAATTCGATTACTTTATTTGCAGAGAGTTCAATTTGATAAAGCACCCAAAGGAAAGTATATCCCTATAAAAAAGGCTCCTGGGATAGTTTTAGTTCCACCCacccacagacacacacacacgcacaattATAAACACCCACTTATCGCCCCCATAACATTCAATAAGGAAGAAACATGGATCGCAAAGCTGAGCTCGAGCGTAAAAAGGCCAAACTGGCTGCATTACGAGAGGAGAAAGATCGACGCCGTCGTGAAAAGGAAATCAAAGATATGGAAGAAGCCGCTGGACGCATTGGAGGTGGTTCTACCATAGATAAAGATCAGCGAAAGTAAGTTCTGCTTTAGCATGCTAATggaataaaacaatttaaatcaatttctCTATACCCTGTAGAGATTTAGATGAAATGCTTTCATCTTTGGGCGTGGCTCCTGTTTCCGAAGTGTTATCTTCCTTGTCATCGGTTAATTCAATAACATCGGATAATTCCAATACACAAACACCAGATGCTAGCCTTCAGGCCACTGTTAATGGACAGGGGTAAGTTtaactatttaatttaatacgAAATAATGAACAAAACTAAACAATAATTGTTATTTTCAGTGGCAAGAAGCAACCACTTAATCTCAGCGTTTACAATGTGCAAGCTACAAACATTCCACCAAAGGAGACTCTGGTCTATACGAAACAGACGCAAACGACCAGCACTGGAGGTCATGAGCGTGATGGTGcgtattatttgttttgtttatatttcggAAATATTTAGCCTTAATTACCAAATTACCACTATTGTAACATCTATCCATAGTTTGTTTTCATCTGTTTATAATAATTAACTTGTGTGTGgtgtccgtgtgtgtgtgtgtatgtgtgtgtgcgtgtgtgtgtgtttcttctCTTGTCTAATCTGCTCCTCCTTTACTATTTGATGATAATTGCTGCATGCCTCGTCCGCCTTCGCCTTTTTCTTAATAATCAATGCAATACAATTCAGCTCAGTGAGTTTAGCTTTTGCGTTTTAGAAATGCATCTTAAAACCCCTCCACCCCCCTCCCACCCGCCTCTTGTAACTATATATACAAAGAATCTCACCATGCATTTAACATagtgaaataaaataacaaatacaGTTCTTTCTTGCCACTCATCGCCTCTGTCAGGATATATGGAGGACTGGTGGCGTCCACGTAAAGGTACTAATCTTAgttttaagcaaacaaaaaaaaaaccaaaaacaaattaactCATATCTCAATCAgcacacaaaacaacaacaaattaaaataaatataataaacgAAAACTCTATAAGAAGCCTGTCAATTATACAAGTAACTACGATATTacatattaattattaataacaaACGGAACcctaattaatattaattatggATTCTAATTAACTATTCGCTTTGCGAGCAAATCagttttaataattaatttaatatcgAATTTCGaaattattaaacaatttcattttgaatgCGTGGCCTCTTTTCGTTTAACATAAGAATTAAACAATTCAATTGGTCATtagcaatttgtttaaatgttgTAGTTACTTTTTACACGGATATTGATCCTGGCTTAAATATTGCAGGGCCCCGTGTAGGGACAGGGTATTAATCCTTACCTCCCCTTTACCTCCACCAgcccaaaaacaaacacacacacaaataaaaGACCTCATCTCGTTTCATTTGTCCATCATCCATCCATATCATTTGCTGTATTGTATAACATCCATCCACTGcgggttttgtttttttttttttgttgtatacaTAATTGATTACATATATCGGTATTTCGGTTAAATAATCACAAATATTTCTTAGCATAGTTTGAGCGCATTTAATAatttgtctatatatatatttactttctTCTCCTCCCTTTATCTGTTCTTGGTGCGCACGCAAAAAAAACTGCAGCTCATGCAACGGATTATTATGGTGAGTAGTCCTTCTTGTATGTTTGAGTAATTTAGTAGAGAAAAAGATATATTGCAGCTTTCACTCTAACaatatatacctatgtatatgtagttaTCTACCTATACGACCGATTATTGATCTCCTATTTAGCATTATATAATACATCCTATGTACCTATACTATGTAGTTTGTTGTTTTCATTCAATATATCTTTTAACTGCCTtgcctttctctctcttttagtGTATTTAGATTGTGGCTGAATTTGttctaaatatatgtatatgctacATATATGTTTAGTTGTATGTTATAAACTCCCCTTTTAAATCCtatttagatatatatttctttaacTATCCCTTTCTTTCTGTCTAATTATGCATTGCTTCTTCGATCTTCGTTTCCAATTCGAATGTTTGATTTATACAAGATATTTTcccatacatacacatacctATATATGATTTATAATTGACTTGTTTTCAAATAGCTCTAGAGCCACATCGccagaaaataaattttatatatatatatacattatagTATCTAAAGAATAATAACTATATAATCGTTCAACTCCACCCAATTTATAAGTTTCATTTAAGTAATTGTGATatgcgattttttttttttaagttttattcGCTCTCGattagttttttttcaatttcgattatatttttttcttagaCATTTCTAGCTAGTTGaggtttttctttattatatatatatttaaatatatattctacTTATATCTAGTAATTTTTTAAGTCTGTTATTAAAATGTAAGACCCAGaaacacatatatacacacacacacacacacacacacacacatactctttcacacacatacacacacacaaactgcATGTGAAAGCACAAAAAGATAAAGTCATGTAtgtactatatacatatatgcatttttatatacatatatatttatatatatataaatacttaTATAAATATCCATTATTTAGATTGTATGATAAAACTTTTCcacttactttttttttaattatttaaaaatgtttgtgTTCCATTATAAGGCCAGTTGCTGCGCAGTCATTTATGTGCTAATTTTATGTTTACCACTAAAATCATAAAtccaatttatatatacattctatatacatttacattatctatatatacatatatatatatatatctcgaTTTATCGATTTATTTAACGATTTGGGCGGTATGTACCTACCTACCTCGAGGCCATATTTCGATTTTGAGCCAgttgttaattatttttttttttctaatttcttctctttattttgtttgttcattgcaagaaaaaaccaatttcactgaaaatcaacaacaacaaccaatgtacaatatatttatttctttatatttctTCAAGATGAATACAATCTTAATCCGGGTTTAGAGTGGGAGGATGAATTCACAGGTAGGTACAGAGCAGCCcaaggcaaagaaaaaaaaaaaagaaaaacagtgAAACGGAATCAATCGACATGAAGCAAAATAGGAACGTGCAAATTCTCACTTCTCGcgataaaaataatcaaaattcGTCCAAGTAAAACTTCAAAGAGGTTCTAGctaagaaaaccaaaaaaaaaaaaatcacatacacccacacacaacacaacacacacacacacacacatacactcagaaacacacacacaaacacgcacATACACTTACACAATCTCATGCACATGCATAAAACCCCTTATACATAACCGATCATCAATCAGATTGCTTGTATAGCTTCAATCTATATACTTGTATGCTTTGGTTAAAAGCGATGATATCGGTCCCTCCGTCGCCTCCTTCATCTATCAGATGTCAATTACCATCTACTTATACCCTTACCATTATTCGAAATTACTGAATTCCATATCCTTTTTTCTATGTATTGTCTAATACTATTACTGATCTAACCTAAAGTCTTCTAACACAAGCACTCATTTCGATATTCTATCTCTAATCGCATCTTAAACTATCCAGGAAATGCAACCAGTAACCATTATGTCATCAGTGTTGgtaaattgttaaattatgcTGTCTAACTGTCCGCCgttataaaatgaattttggTTGCATTACCTACAATTTTAACCCACTACTAACAAATATGTATAGGGAATGTTTGAGTATTCAAGAATTTAGGAAAAGTTGATTGAACAAAGTATCTCGAAATTGTTAACGACGCCTGAGATGCACTAAATCCTGCCTTTTCTGTCAACACatcaggcacacacacacagacaaatgTGATGAGGTGGAGTGGGCGTTACTTCTAGCTCCTGCTCAACACTCCTACTCTCAGCACTCTCCCCACTCTTTTACTGTCTCTATCTTTATCTGTCTCGCTCAACAGTGAATGAATATTTAATCGGCTGATAATATTAAAAGatttacttatatatatatctagtttaaactatatataaatatatatctaatTTTAAGTGGAAAATTTATAAACTGGGTGGAGAAATAGGCAAAGATATACTTAcgataaaaatttcaattataattaataacacGATGTGCCA from Drosophila willistoni isolate 14030-0811.24 chromosome XL unlocalized genomic scaffold, UCI_dwil_1.1 Seg141, whole genome shotgun sequence includes:
- the LOC6648629 gene encoding sodium/potassium/calcium exchanger 3 yields the protein MVKSKLRLFIGALILIVSLIEDTQAEARNESNFLEVSLRYFDEQLLYDILPRATCPGEDEASPLDDFAEIFTVEQLRQGWVVLHVFAAIYFFILLAIICNDYFLPTVECICEDLHLSKDVAAATFMATATSMPEFFTNTISTLILDSDMGLGTIIGSLMFNTLGVAGLAALAIDKPVQLDWWPIARDCFIYIFNTIILLVLAWGGSISFVESCIMMGFLVLYYLITFNNNKFMPAIRVFIEDRMNCCFSTRYDLTEPPENSAKAQLPLKKDPLSGDGLFVVNLPENTSSMSSTANLTHSKNWNGEDEEEDEGPQSIYAYPHDASSFMKFWWIFTFPIKFVLSWLIPHPMKHRRLYPLSFIMCILCIGGNAYLIVWMLTAFGVAIHVPTIVMGLTFLAAGSTMPEAVSSLISLRNGESGIGVSNSLGANSLAILLSLGVPWFIKNCIHYSSGEPQQVGTQGIEYNILILILSTIALFIILSFSGYRLTKRVGIALFTVYTVFIVLQILIEMNVFFPLDCSS
- the LOC6648630 gene encoding uncharacterized protein LOC6648630, with protein sequence MTPFDDLFYLVNHVLLGEEPTIEDFILLVGTMVAFIAFILWCCFPIQPKDPGPHRQFTCKVVQNPSKGCDDKDKDANSADDKATSTSASSGSSGLANSNKNNTFSSSMASPPNSMQYNNGASGSYSKNGTVAMHNYYVKNGHHCCT